From one Deltaproteobacteria bacterium genomic stretch:
- a CDS encoding SCO family protein, with protein sequence MTPPRTALALALIIALGAAGCSERPAAPPQRPPAARAAPAPPDPVATIRDRHLPNIELVTHEGRRVHFYDDLVRGKVVAINFMFATCRVACPLATEHLVEVQKSLGDRAGRDVTLLSISLDPERDTPEVLRGYAEAHGVGPGWYFLTGKRDDIEMLRRKLGAYELDPVIDADPKQHTGIVILGNEPAGRWKAISVLSKPVRIRQAIERTILPATQWPTGEAVVKESPREETEVGKELVQPGDLADLPVRD encoded by the coding sequence ATGACCCCACCCCGCACGGCCCTGGCCCTCGCCCTTATCATCGCGCTCGGCGCGGCGGGTTGCTCGGAACGCCCGGCGGCCCCGCCCCAACGGCCGCCGGCGGCGCGCGCCGCCCCGGCGCCGCCCGATCCGGTGGCCACCATCCGCGACCGCCACCTCCCGAACATCGAGCTCGTGACCCACGAGGGCCGGCGCGTCCACTTCTACGACGACCTCGTGCGGGGCAAGGTCGTGGCCATCAACTTCATGTTCGCGACCTGTCGCGTCGCCTGTCCGCTCGCTACCGAGCACCTGGTCGAGGTGCAGAAGTCCCTCGGCGACCGCGCCGGTCGCGACGTGACCCTGCTGTCCATCTCGCTCGACCCCGAGCGCGACACGCCCGAGGTGCTCCGCGGATACGCCGAGGCGCACGGCGTGGGTCCGGGGTGGTACTTCCTCACCGGCAAGCGCGACGACATCGAGATGCTCCGGCGAAAGCTCGGCGCCTACGAGCTGGACCCGGTCATCGACGCGGACCCGAAGCAGCACACCGGGATCGTCATCCTCGGGAACGAGCCCGCCGGGCGCTGGAAGGCGATCTCGGTCCTCTCGAAGCCGGTGCGCATCCGGCAGGCGATCGAGCGGACCATCCTGCCCGCCACCCAGTGGCCGACCGGCGAGGCGGTGGTCAAGGAAAGCCCGCGCGAGGAGACCGAGGTGGGCAAGGAGCTGGTCCAGCCCGGCGACCTGGCAGACCTCCCCGTCCGCGACTGA
- a CDS encoding acyl-CoA dehydrogenase — protein MTTTAERQSREVAEAAREREWKGASFLREMFLGRFRLDLVHPYPVEEPDRPAFRDFYAGMRRLLEEKVDPVAIDETGEYPEEVIRGLAELGAFGMKIPREYGGLGLTHPEYVRVMELVGSYDGNVAALLSAHQAIGVPQPVRLFGTEEQKRRFLPRCARGAISAFALTEPAVGSDPARLSTVAEPTPDGRFYILNGQKLWCTNGTLAELIVVMARNPKTNRINAFVVEMDWEGVKVEHRSRFMGLKALANGVISFEDVKVPRENLIGREGDGLRVALVTLNTGRLTLPATTAGIAKAGLELCRKWGNARVQWGVPIGKHEAVAVKVADLATSAFAMESVAYLVAHFADRPDSDIRLEAAAAKEWNTVRAWHLLDDILQVRGGRGYETERSLAGRGEPPIGVERMMRDSRINLIFEGSSEIMHLFMAREAVDTHLQVAGAFVDPRASGRDRLRAVPRILRFYAWWYPTRWLGWGAWPRYASFGKLARHLRFADRASRRLARAVFHGMVVYQAGLERKQAFLFRAVDIAMELFALTAAVTRAHRMAETGHPEAAGAASLADVFARGARRRVQQLFREMWRNDDARRYGVARQVFEGKHVWFEQGVMPLGFSAEDLQPPSVTELLQARRVRRASA, from the coding sequence ATGACGACCACCGCCGAACGCCAGTCCCGCGAGGTTGCCGAGGCCGCACGGGAACGCGAATGGAAAGGCGCCAGCTTCCTGCGCGAGATGTTCCTCGGCCGCTTCCGTCTCGATCTCGTCCATCCCTACCCGGTCGAGGAGCCGGACCGGCCGGCCTTCCGCGACTTCTACGCGGGCATGCGGCGCCTCCTCGAGGAGAAGGTCGACCCGGTGGCGATCGACGAGACCGGCGAGTACCCCGAGGAGGTCATCCGCGGGCTCGCCGAGCTCGGCGCGTTCGGCATGAAGATCCCTCGGGAGTACGGCGGCCTCGGCCTCACCCATCCCGAGTACGTCCGCGTGATGGAGCTCGTCGGGAGCTACGACGGCAACGTCGCGGCGCTCCTCTCGGCGCACCAGGCGATCGGCGTCCCGCAGCCGGTCCGGCTCTTCGGCACCGAGGAGCAGAAGCGGCGCTTCCTCCCCCGCTGCGCGCGCGGCGCGATCTCGGCCTTCGCGCTCACCGAGCCCGCGGTCGGCTCCGACCCGGCGCGGCTGTCGACGGTCGCCGAGCCGACGCCCGACGGGCGCTTCTACATCCTCAATGGCCAGAAGCTCTGGTGCACGAACGGCACGCTCGCCGAGCTGATCGTCGTCATGGCGCGCAACCCGAAGACCAACCGCATCAACGCCTTCGTGGTCGAGATGGACTGGGAAGGCGTCAAGGTCGAGCATCGGAGCCGCTTCATGGGGCTCAAGGCGCTCGCCAACGGCGTGATCAGCTTCGAGGACGTGAAGGTGCCCCGCGAGAACCTGATCGGCCGGGAGGGCGACGGCCTCCGCGTGGCGCTCGTGACCCTCAACACGGGGCGGCTCACGCTGCCGGCGACCACGGCGGGGATCGCCAAGGCGGGCCTCGAGCTCTGCCGCAAGTGGGGCAACGCCCGGGTGCAGTGGGGCGTGCCGATCGGCAAGCACGAGGCCGTGGCCGTCAAGGTCGCCGACCTCGCCACCAGCGCCTTCGCCATGGAATCCGTCGCCTACCTCGTTGCCCACTTCGCCGACCGGCCCGATTCCGACATCCGCCTCGAGGCGGCGGCGGCGAAGGAGTGGAACACCGTGCGCGCCTGGCACCTGCTGGACGACATCCTCCAGGTGCGCGGCGGCCGCGGCTACGAGACCGAGCGCTCCCTCGCCGGGCGCGGCGAGCCGCCGATCGGCGTCGAACGCATGATGCGCGACTCACGCATCAACCTGATCTTCGAGGGCTCGAGCGAGATCATGCACCTCTTCATGGCGCGCGAGGCGGTGGACACGCACCTCCAGGTGGCGGGCGCCTTCGTCGACCCGCGGGCGAGCGGCCGCGACCGCCTGCGCGCGGTGCCGCGCATCCTCCGCTTCTACGCCTGGTGGTACCCGACCCGCTGGCTCGGCTGGGGCGCCTGGCCGCGCTACGCCTCCTTCGGGAAGCTCGCACGCCACCTGCGCTTCGCCGACCGCGCCAGCCGCCGGCTGGCGCGCGCCGTCTTCCACGGCATGGTGGTGTATCAGGCCGGGCTCGAACGGAAGCAGGCATTTCTCTTCCGCGCCGTCGACATCGCCATGGAGCTCTTCGCGCTGACCGCCGCCGTGACCCGCGCCCACCGGATGGCCGAGACCGGCCACCCCGAGGCGGCGGGCGCCGCGAGCCTGGCCGACGTCTTCGCCCGCGGCGCGCGCCGTCGGGTCCAGCAGCTCTTCCGGGAGATGTGGCGCAACGACGACGCGCGGAGGTACGGCGTCGCCCGGCAAGTCTTCGAGGGGAAGCACGTCTGGTTCGAGCAGGGGGTCATGCCGCTCGGCTTCTCCGCCGAGGACCTCCAGCCGCCGTCGGTGACGGAGCTCCTCCAGGCCCGGCGCGTTCGCCGCGCGAGCGCGTAG
- a CDS encoding ribbon-helix-helix protein, CopG family — translation MSTTTTLKLPSELKRRIARLVDGTERSAHAFMLEAIAHQIEHEERLRAFVAEAAAADRKIDRTGEVYAAGEVHAWLDRLARRKAGARRPARPRPCRT, via the coding sequence ATGAGCACGACGACGACCCTCAAGCTGCCGTCCGAGCTCAAGCGCCGGATCGCGCGGTTGGTCGACGGCACCGAACGGTCGGCGCACGCCTTCATGCTGGAGGCGATCGCGCATCAGATCGAACACGAGGAGCGCCTGCGCGCGTTCGTGGCGGAGGCGGCGGCGGCCGACCGCAAGATCGACCGGACCGGCGAGGTGTACGCGGCCGGCGAGGTCCATGCGTGGCTCGATCGGCTCGCGCGGCGCAAGGCCGGCGCTCGCCGGCCGGCG